One region of Pagrus major chromosome 5, Pma_NU_1.0 genomic DNA includes:
- the LOC140996298 gene encoding E3 SUMO-protein ligase ZBED1-like — protein sequence MKRAGRRRSSVWDCFEQVGSFVRCMKCDVTLKYCSGGTSSMMSHMSRHHPSTTLLDEDEKPVICTVQCVEEESAANSDIMQVAIMSPNTNMNTNPPERDYGERKRLKRSSVWDIFIKVDDEVHCTLCDTKLKYRSSTTSMMYHIKNKHPDTVPNDGVSLATHAEVTELISKMIEKDMLPVSMVSGEGFRELLAYTVHNYKMPSVGDITRLIEGHFHEKMEELALQLSRVEKVALTADFWTALPYQRYITVFCSFITEDWQGRSAVLQTHKLPSDSLITTDSVTERLLNTVQTWGIGGKVTACVHNNTQDIPSAHGCAHVTWDYATCFASTLQLAVCDGLSEDLVRIIAAAGKLVKHFNHNLLASEALEHKQVQMCLPQHKLTQSSKARWDTICDMFERLLEQRWAIKAVLSDRTITNRQEAQNLEIEDDCWQIIENFTPVLATLKWATTVISAETEVSISNIYPITFSLIQTHLVPKENDVEQVSEFKLKVQRSLKNHMEVDSNDLASKPALMASMLDPRHKHLSFLTPTGRLAAKVKLHELVSKLDVINIAVGPKDEQQETLITPDISQVAVPSQMRSDTKNTMMLLLGDNYSSSYATDSEAQVDYYLRDIAPSLDTNPLDWWKVNGPRFPKLATLARHYLCVPGVSLPSLLSEAGQTFATMRTRLSPEHVDMMIFVNRNA from the exons ATGAAGCGTGCGGGGAGGAGACGGAGCTCTGTCTGGGACTGCTTTGAACAAGTGGGGAGCTTCGTCCGCTGCATGAAATGTGACGTTACACTGAAGTACTGCAGCGGAGGCACCAGCTCCATGATGAGCCACATGAGCAGACACCATCCGTCCACCACGCTGCTGGACGAGGACGAGAAGCCGGTGATTTGTACCGTTCAGTGCGTCGAGGAGGAGAGTGCCGCTAACTCGGACATCATGCAGGTTGCCATCATGTCAcccaacacaaacatgaatacCAACCCCCCCGAGCGGGACTATGGGGAGAGGAAGCGCCTGAAGCGCAGCTCTGTGTGGGACATTTTCATCAAAGTGGACGACGAGGTTCACTGCACGTTGTGCGACACAAAGCTCAAGTACAGgagcagcaccaccagcatGATGTACCACATCAAAAACAAGCACCCGGACACTGTGCCCAATGATGGCGTGTCACTGGCGACACATGCAGAGGTGACTGAACTCATCTCCAAAATGATAGAGAAGGACATGCTTCCAGTCAGCATGGTCAGCGGGGAAGGCTTTCGTGAGCTACTTGCATACACTGTGCATAATTATAAAATGCCATCTGTCGGGGATATCACACGGCTTATTGAAGGCCATTTCCATGAGAAGATGGAGGAGCTTGCATTGCAGCTGAGCAGAGTGGAGAAAGTGGCCCTCACAGCTGATTTCTGGACAGCCCTCCCATATCAGAGGTACATCACAGTTTTCTGTTCATTCATAACAGAGGACTGGCAGGGGAGGTCAGCcgtgctgcagacacacaagcTGCCATCAGACAGCCTCATTACTACAGACAGTGTCACAGAGAGGCTTCTTAACACTGTGCAGACCTGGGGCATTGGTGGGAAGGTGACTGCGTGCGTTCATAACAACACACAGGACATCCCGTCAGCTCATGGGTGCGCCCATGTCACCTGGGACTATGCCACTTGCTTTGCAAGCACGTTGCAGCTCGCAGTCTGTGATGGGCTTAGTGAGGATCTAGTCCGCATCATTGCTGCTGCTGGGAAACTAGTCAAGCACTTTAATCACAACTTGCTGGCAAGTGAGGCCTTGGAGCACAAGCAAGTTCAGATGTGCCTGCCACAGCACAAGCTAACTCAGTCGAGCAAAGCCAGATGGGACACGATCTGCGATATGTTTGAACGGCTACTTGAGCAACGGTGGGCGATCAAAGCCGTCCTCTCTGACCGGACAATAACCAACAGGCAGGAAGCCCAGAACCTTGAGATTGAAGATGATTGCTGGCAAATAATTGAGAATTTCACACCTGTGCTGGCAACGCTGAAATGGGCAACAACAGTCATATCAGCTGAAACTGAGGTGTCCATTTCAAACATCTACCCAATCACGTTCAGCCTCATTCAGACCCACCTTGTGCCAAAAGAGAATGATGTTGAACAAGTCTCTGAGTTCAAGCTGAAAGTTCAGAGGTCACTTAAAAATCACATGGAG GTTGACTCTAATGACCTCGCCTCCAAACCAGCTCTGATGGCCTCTATGCTGGACCCTCGTCACAAACATCTCAGCTTCCTGACGCCCACGGGAAGACTGGCTGCAAAGGTTAAACTGCATGAGCTGGTCTCAAAATTAGATGTGATAAACATTGCTGTGGGCCCGAAGGATGAACAACAGGAGACCCTGATCACACCTGATATTAGCCAGGTGGCTGTGCCTTCACAAATGAGAAGTGACACCAAAAACACCATGATGTTGCTCCTCGGAGACAACTACAGCTCCTCCTATGCCACAGACTCCGAGGCTCAGGTAGATTACTATTTGAGAGACATCGCCCCCTCGTTGGACACAAACCCTCTTGACTGGTGGAAGGTAAATGGACCAAGATTCCCCAAACTGGCTACTCTGGCAAGACACTATTTGTGCGTACCTGGGGTATCACTGCCATCTTTACTGTCAGAGGCTGGACAAACATTTGCCACGATGCGTACAAGACTGAGCCCGGAGCATGTTGACATGATGATCTTTGTAAACAGAAATGCATAA